A stretch of the Capsicum annuum cultivar UCD-10X-F1 chromosome 10, UCD10Xv1.1, whole genome shotgun sequence genome encodes the following:
- the LOC107844401 gene encoding uncharacterized protein LOC107844401, whose product MGDVDADNDIRMLEIATGKEAALVGESLYNDPVLQSSRGHSGIILGKSVDLVKILKKRRINIACVLSKWGGSKARDLDRYKLWYSGNVRHRNGLGILVDEELRRQVVEVIRVGLEEEVKLRFWEELDKVVRNVPSSEKIVIAGDFNGHFRVLPGGYDDVHGGFGYGDRNGEGASLLDFVRDIGLVILNLSFLKKEDHLITFYRAIAKTQINVLLLRKGDKGLCKDCKVILSEHL is encoded by the exons ATGGGTGATGTCGATGCTGATAATGATATACGTATGCTGGAAATAG CGACGGGTAAAGAAGCAGCGTTAGTTGGAGAAAGTTTGTACAACGACCCAGTTCTGCAAAGTTCCAGAGGACACTCCGGCATCATTCTG GGTAAATCTGTAGatctggtgaagattcttaagaagaggaggattaatattgcatGTGTGTTGAGTAAGTGGGGAGGATCTAAGGCTAGGGATTTGGATAGGTACAAGCTGTGGTATTCGGGGAATGTGAGGCATCGGAATGGATtgggcatcttagtggatgaggagcttagaAGGCAAGTGGTGGAGGTTATAAGG GTGGGCTTGGAGGAGGAGGTAAAATTGAGGTTTTGGGAAGAGTTGGACAAAGTGGTGAGGaacgtgcctagttcggagaagattgtcatTGCAGGGGACTTCAATGGCCACTTTAGGGTCTTACCGGGAGgatatgatgatgtgcatggaggttttggttatGGTGATAGAAATGGTGAGGGAGCTTCTCTATTGGATTTTGTGAGGGACATTGGGCTGGTGATACTGAATTTGAGTTTTCTGAAGAAGGAAGATCATCTGATTACTTTCTACAGagcgatagccaagacccagattaACGTTCTActacttaggaagggggataaGGGGCTATGCAAGGATTGCAAAGTCATTCTGAGTGAGCATCTTTGA